The sequence AATCTCAGCTCTGGATTAACAATAAACACTACTGGGTCATTTAAGAGTCACAGTCAAGGACCTGTGTTGAAAGGTCCAGGGCAAgcagtgaaaattttaactgaaaaatctGGCTCTCGCCAGGTTATTACCAAAAAGAAGGAGGTTGGTATTAATGATAGATTTGATGATGTTAAAAAGATGAAAGGTTCAAAGAGTTGTAACAACTTTTCGGAAATTGATGCAGAGTCTACAGGTGAATGTCAGTCCGGTTCAAGTCTTAAAGAGTGCAAGAGTTGTGATGAGAATTtgattaagtttattttcaccAAACATGGAATACAGGTGATTAGCGACGTGGAGACTATAGTTTAATCATAATTTTGTATGAAAGATTGATTGTTGGTAGGAGGGAACAAagtaattatataataaattataaatgtgTAGATTGTGGCTGGTTGATGATTGATAGGTAAGTACGCCCATGGAATATACCTTAATCCAGAGATTTGTAAACTCAAAAACGCTCTATTATAGGTAGCAGTaaataaagtgaaaattgctttctttaaattttcccTGACTTGAATTATCACATTTCAGACTCCCTTCAGACAATGTGATTTGTTTTCACGTAATTTACTAGCTGATTACAAGTAAATCGAAGCAGTATAATAGAATTTTGAACAGAGTGAATCGGCGTCTGGACTTGGTGCTCGCAAACTTTAGCTTCGAGACACGAGGTTTCACTTGGTTGATGAGAGTATTTAGTTTATCACCGATTGATGCCTTAAAAACCAGGTGTATCTTCAGCTCAGTAAATGTGTCTTAGCTGTCTGTCGTAGACTGAATAAGTCAATTAGAACTTTTATTCTGTCTATCACGCATAGGATTTGTGATTAaaacttgtaaatatttatagaacACGTCAGTTGTGAAAATACTATGCGCTTATTAGGTCCAAGTTGGAATATGGATCGGTATTACGGTGTATAACGTGTGGTTACCGCAGGAAGACTGTTAAGTTGGGCCTTAGAGTATTCTTGAAGTACTTTATACATAGAGAAAATATTCAGTGTTTACCCAGAGAGAGGTCAATCGCGATCTCATGTCAACTAGGctcaatgaataaaatatctattttctATGAGATTTAGGtaagtttgtaatttttggtgTTTACGCAAAAATAGGTACaataaatatgaagaaaataaaattgcaaattgagGATAAATAGTCACAAAATAAAGAGGATAATTGAATATGTTAAgcaaaaatggaataaatggttaaaaaagttacccagagttaattaaaaatcttttgcTGCCGGTGTGTAATTGCGCCTGTTTCGTCAATGCTCtttttctaacttttttgcttgcaaattttaattttgcaattttaaaactttcttcTTATACGTTGTACCTacttattttatgtttaaacgcaaaaaatttaaatttaaataggatGAAAGAATCACTTCTCAGAAAGAGCAGTAcagttaataatttgtttataaattgttaCATTGCCAGAGTGATTGCCCGTGGCTTTTTAGCAAAGTTAATACTCTGGTTCCACACCTTGAAGCCAGGCGCCGACGTTTCTTTCACCTTAAAACTGCTACGTCCAACATAACATTCCGAAGCCCCGTTTTCGCAATGCGCAACAATTACAATATTATCTGCTGTCCAACTAATAAaaactttgaacatttttgctttCTTATTGAAGTAACCGGCGAGGTTTTTAGACGTAGGTATATATTGTTTGTTACATTCCTTTTCTCCGCAGTTTTTATTCTCTTCTAGCATCTCATCTTAtatcttgttgaaataaacagcttatttatttatttacaaacattttaaCTGTATTTACCGATTCTTAACCAACCCCTGCAAATGTATTTGTTAAtgtggaaaaactttttaatttgatcGAGTATGGGTACACCTTCTTATTCTTTACTTAACATCTTTTTACCCTTGCTCCTGTTACTGTGCATGACCATCTTCTTATGTTTCAGACATCTCTAGAGCGACCTGCATGTTTGTAGACGTCATTGGTGTTACGGGCCTTGCCTGCGCCCTGTAGTTTAACGAAGGGGAAATTAGGTGTTTAGTTACTCATTACTTTGGTTCAGTTCGAATTTTTGCCTTGGATGATTTGAGGCTTAATCGTGGTGGggtgatatttaattaaaattgttcctGCAATGACTTTAACAAGTTAAACTAATGAAATTCCTATGAAGCTAGAACTTAAGTTTGTAATTGTTTACGTCAAGAGCACTCATATCTATTTATTCCAATAAAAAGCAAAACGTCCGAGTTTTTGCCTTGTGATTTACGTAAGTACGCTTATTCTTGTGCAGATTGATTGTTATTAGGAGTAGTTATGCCCACTTTAAGGGTTCATATTTAAGGCTTCATGAGTGAAAATGtgtctatttatttattttatactttcGTTATATATTACAAAACGTTAtatagaaaatgttaaaaatcgaCTAGACTTATATACAGTGATAACAGATAAACACTGATAGtttgttttgaataaaaagaattatttaaattgcgaTATTATGTACTTACAGCTTATACATAGGTACCCAAATATAGTTATATGGTACAATAGTTTTATTGAATCCTTAACTTCCGTAATATTTTTAGCAAGTTTCTAATTTGTGAGCGCgttacatatacagggttggCAAAAAAACTACAGTTGCTCacaaaagtattcgtacagctttaaaaaactttaagaAATGAAGAGGAGCGTCTCCAATAAAAAGATCGTCGATATATACAAGATGTGAAGTAAACGtatcttaattaattattgtagaaataaaaattaaatttaaagcacatttaaaaataaacttaaatttttcatgatATCCTATCACAAAAGTGTTCGTATCGTGCAAataattccatattttttacctATAATTGTTTACCCATGCTTGtatagaaatatttcattgcTTATCAATTATCATTAACTTGTTGTATCTtgtttcagtaatttttaaaatttatttaacatggGGCGTAAAGGAAAAGAGTGTACTGAAGAATTTCGaactttaattataaatttaagtcaTGTTAAGAGGgtgggttttattttaataaaatgcccGCACGTGTtctcaaacaactttattctatCCTTTTCGAGAATCGAATGACCCACCATACCAAAGATGCATCAGGGTCACCcccgagtgcatctgtttatctttaaaagaattaacacaTACCATTCTaccttcttcccacgctcacAACCCTCAAGCATTCTCTTCACACTTATATTAGAACAGACCGATAGGTGAatcgttttctgcattttatgttccagccaagatgataaacagactctCTATCTTTTACGACAAGtgatttattctaatttagtACAGGGCTAAACAATAAAGGGCACATGTGTGTTTGATTATGGGGACTAGTTATAATAGTCATTATACAGTGCAGtttattgtgaaaaaatacgaacagttaagaaatattttcaataaaccaaGAAAAGGTCACCAAAAAGTGTTGAATATGCGAGAAGTTCGGAAcgtcatttcaaaaattaagaataactCGAAAATAACTGCACCAGCATTGGCCATACAGATCTACATACATCTATCATacagaaataagaaaaaaatgtgcgTCCCGGAAATGCGAAGTGTTGCGATCTGCGAGCTACAATTCTAGAACACCATCTCACGAGCCATTTATTTCCACAATTTATAAGGAAAATGCTCGCTTTTGCCCTCAAATACAAGAACAAAGAtaagaattattgaaaaattgaattgatgagaaaattaaagtttggTGTAagagtaataattaattggaTCCAAAGAATCTGTGCGTTGCTATTAAATACAGGGAGACAACGTGATAGTTTGGGGTGCAATGTCAGCAGCTAGGGTTGGAACTTTGGCATTTATTAATGTCAATATGAACCAATACCAATATTTAGATATCCTGCATGTTAATATACCTCAATATGTTGGACAACTGGGATTggagaattgaatttttccacaaGACAACGACCCAAAACATTAAGCGCATAAGGTTAAAATATAGATCACCTACAATAtactaaaacttatttatattaCCCACTTCAGTTAGCCGACTTAAATCCCGTTGAACACTTTTGGGAGGTTTTGGAGAGAAAATTCGACTgcgggaaataaaaaatcttaaacatTTTCGCCAAAAGAATAATTAACGAAAATTTCTCTAGAGATAACAGCCAATTCGGTCTATTTCAAGCCTAAGCCTCTTAAGACTGTTATTTTGGCCAAAGGCTGATCTACAGAGTATTGTTAACATAGTTGTAACTTTTTGGTCAAATTATATATAGCATTTTcaattgtataatatatacaaCTATACAGGTGTCACCAGATTAACGATGTGTCACGAAGGCAGCGAAAttgatactaatctaaacatcaaAGTGGATACGCCGGTCAGACTGACTACTTGCTTCGTTGGTTTTTATCGGAGACATATTAAACCTTGTGCGATCCTTCTCCCATTTACATAACCCCTGTTTCTACTTGAACTGATGTTACCTATATAATCagaatttttgtaattggACAAGTTCTTTTCcttatttttgagatttttaagCTGCACGAATATTTATGTGAGTCACTGTAGGTAAAGACTGGCACTAAAATAACCTATGTATGTATATAGTTCTTAATATTGCGGATTGTGGATTAATAATTGCGACTCCCAAGTCTCTCCAGATAAAAAATCGCTGTTGGTTTATTTGCCATCACAATCGCACCAAGGGGTACTGTTTCGATCACAGAACAATTGTATATTTAGCACTATGACAGGCGCCCCATTCACCATTAACTCATTACGCGaaacaattttgtattttacgTCGTGTAAACCCGTTTGGCGGTCCCTTTTGCGCGTCACCTCTTTTTGATTAAAGCATTTCGTAGTATCGCGTTTTCTCGTTTTATCATGAATATGCCTAAAAAATAGTAGTTTTTTGGGTGGAATATTGCAtagaaaaatcttatttaaattatcacaaaatCTGAAAAACCTTTGCGTATTATCTgtaatagaaatttatttatcagttcgtaatataaaaaatatacccAAGCAACAATAATATTGTGAAATCCATAATTTCTCCGAATACGACTACTTTGTGATCCAATACGTCGCTTGCACAACATTACAAAAGTGAAACAcatgaattaatatttaatttaattaaccgCAAAAGATCTTTCAAAAAATGCGATTGCACATACCACTTACCGAAACGTATTTGTCATGTTAGTAGACACATTCTCTGGTCttgttatatttaaattcgcaTCTTTAAGTCGTACATAAAACTCATCATCCTCCAATCCCCAACCCCAATACCGGTTTGATAGTCCATTAACCAACCCAAAATGCTCTCTAAAAGGaagcaataacaaaaaaaaagggatttttttgcatatatCAATACTCACCTATTTATCAACAAAATTCCTCCAATGAACTTTGGGTAATGATATCGAGGATGCAACTCTGGTGCCGCCAAATGCAATGGCTGGCTAGGATAATAATACTTTAACTCTTTATTCAAAGGCAATAAATCCACATCCTGCATTGCAATATAATCAAAGTTCTGCTTTGTAAACAAATAGCCCACATTTATAAGTGAAGCTCtattaaatctaaataaatcCACTTGATTGAGCACGAAAATTTGGTGGTTTACACCCTGGTTTGTGAGAAATTGGTGCAGATGGGGTGCAAACACCAATAACTCCTCAAAACGATTTCTGAAGGGTACTAAAACTGCTAGTTTGTGCTTAGTGAGTAATCGTTTAGTTTTGGGGATTGTggtttcatattttattatggtgTTTCTCTCATAGTGGCACTGAtctgaaatcaaataaatgaGAATGTTAAGATCACATTTGCAAATGATATCAGGCAAAGAATCaattcttcaatttaattatttatattcagatatagtacaagaaatgaatggaaaattatcaacaattttcaaCTCTGAAGTTACAATTCTAATTAGGATAAAATGTCTgctaatatttattattgtagtCACAGGAGGGTCACAAGTCACTTGGGTAAATGACTCTTCTGTATTGTCACAATGAAGGGTTGTTAATCCCAATAGTACAAGTACTCCAATTAATTACAATGCAATACCTGTTGCTCAGTCTAATGCTGGATCTACATAGTGCATAATATATAACCTAATGCATAGCATAGAAAGTGGGCTTTATGGTTACACCTATTACTGACCATAAGGGTAAAACATATACACAACTTATGACACACAAAATTgatatctttttaattttttaaataattcttatgCATTATGGTAAATATACGCTGTACAGATCCAGTATAATACATTTTACATGAGAAATACATAAAGGAAATATCCCACAGTTTACAAGGTACCTGTATCAACTTGCTGAAAAATATATACTCTAGATTACTTGAGTAACTTTGGCTTATGCCATGTATTGTGTGTTGCATTGCAAGGGTACTAGTATCACATTGCCTAGGGTAGATACTGTATACCTACCAATTGTGATCAATTTATAGCTTAAGAACACAGTAACGCAGAACATAAACGAAAGCAAACAAATAAGGAAGGCACTAAAAGAAAGACCTTTTCCACGCAGAAAACGCATAATACAGATATTTTGCCATTCAGCATTATGCTCGGCTAGAGAGCTTCatatataaaacaataattatataattaatttaaaaaataccaaaattcaggcatttttgaaactttgttATCAACTTCAAAAATCCATTATAACCTCAATCTAGTAAGTGTTACTCTCAACCTTGAATGCTCTCCATCAAAACAGCAAATAGGTGTTTGCCGTTGCACAACTTGTGCAAATGGAGTCATCCTTAAcatatttctgtttttgtcTGTTACATGCAAGTGTCACTTTGAGAGATCACCCTCTAGTGTGCAAAAACGCGTGGTACGCACGCGCCAAAATTTTAATCGATGTCGGACCGTCATCATAAAATCGGGGTATTTTGGCAACGATTTCAAGTTGTTCCCAGCGTGTTCAACGAAAAACATGTTATTGCGTTTCAACCgaatttcctataaaattaaatgccaAGTGATAAATTGCAATCGAAAAAACATTAGAAATAACTGTTTACCGTCTTGATCGAGTGCCAATTTAGTGATTTTGTTTAGTAAATTTAAAGGGAAGTTTTTAGCTTAATTTCGCAGTTATGCccaaaggaaagaaaaaaagcagATCTGGTTAGTATATCTGGTTAATTCAATGGCTATTTTACCCAGTTGCGCCTTTACATTTGTTGATACCCTCTTAACAACAGTTTTCCCGACGTTGAATTACTTCAAGGTCGAACTCTGCTTGTTTGATGAAACTGCCCTCATTCCAAGCTTATTTTGGACCGTCTATTTACATATTCGAAAAGTCTAATGACtcatcaaatttcaatatccaGCCACAGGTCACACAggattttgttattattatgagaaaattatcatgacattaatttaaatcaccTTCCAAATGGGTTTCCTGTTATAGGGAGTTCCATATGGTATATTGCATAACATTTTGCAAAAGTAAAAGTCTAAAGAGTGAATGTTCCTGCACTGTAATCTGTACCTTGACTGTATATAGATAATCCATATTTAACACAAAAtcttacatatttaatttaatgaaaactctAATGTCAAAATCACTTAGACCTTCAGTTATCAGTTGATTAAATCCCCAGTTCTCAGTTCCAAGTATGGAACCAGTCTACCCTGTTCTTAAATTCGTTGTTAATGACCTTTGATACCTAGACCTCTAATTATCTCATTAGTCTACTTACATTATCCTGATAGTAGCTCAATTTATGGTCTCATATTGAGCTTTACTGCAAGTGGTTCAGGGGTTGGGTTGATTTTCACATACATGTTAGATGTTTAAGTAAATGTAAATACCACGGAATACTTTATTACCTTTCGTCCTGAGTTACTATCAGCACTTACTTATACACTTTgtcatttgagaaaattaaattgaaggCTAAGGATCAGTGTCATTTCTAAGCTCAAAAATGATTTCAACCAACCCTGATTGGCACTTGAACCACCCCATAAGAATAATATTGctgcaaaattaattttatgtgtGAAAGCATTGCTCTTCTTATGGGGTGGTTCAAATAACAGTTGGGTTTTAGTTAAACCAACTTTCGCCTAAACCTAAATGGAACTTCACAATTCTTCTTAGTaccattatttcaaaatccttttaAATTGCTTGTTAAGTAACTTGCACTGAAAGTGATCAATTATAGTGTCTGTCAATTAAGAAGGTGTTTCATATAGCTATCCTTGTTTTAACTCTTGATTAAGTTTaattgcaatttgaaaaacacttCATCGGTTAGTTAGCTATTAACTAGCAGCAGCCATGTCCTAACTGGATATAGAGAAACTCCTAAGTCATATCTAACCATCTGAACAATTAGCATTCAAGCCATATTATTGTAACCAGAAAGCTGGTAGAGTAGAGTAAACAATGGAATATAGCTGTGGTTAAATTCTAAATGCCTAGAGGCTAAATGTTTggatttctatggaaattgtttattgtgataaatttaatagcatttcaataatttctccTAAGTGTCAGTAGATCACAATACTAATAACTTTACAAGGAAGATAAATTGCATAGAAACAaggaaaccaaaaaaaaaacaagtcaATCAAGTGCCTTGTTCAGCAACCTGCCATATAGGAATTCCTTATGTGtatttgtatataaaatagCCTTAATTTAG comes from Euwallacea similis isolate ESF13 chromosome 24, ESF131.1, whole genome shotgun sequence and encodes:
- the beta4GalT7 gene encoding beta-1,4-galactosyltransferase 7; the protein is MRFLRGKGLSFSAFLICLLSFMFCVTVFLSYKLITIDQCHYERNTIIKYETTIPKTKRLLTKHKLAVLVPFRNRFEELLVFAPHLHQFLTNQGVNHQIFVLNQVDLFRFNRASLINVGYLFTKQNFDYIAMQDVDLLPLNKELKYYYPSQPLHLAAPELHPRYHYPKFIGGILLINREHFGLVNGLSNRYWGWGLEDDEFYVRLKDANLNITRPENVSTNMTNTFRHIHDKTRKRDTTKCFNQKEVTRKRDRQTGLHDVKYKIVSRNELMVNGAPVIVLNIQLFCDRNSTPWCDCDGK